A genomic stretch from Oryzias latipes chromosome 24, ASM223467v1 includes:
- the ucn gene encoding urocortin precursor (The RefSeq protein has 2 substitutions compared to this genomic sequence) — protein sequence MKPLLLLLLLSSVLLSSHPRPAAGRPLRFPAWLEEALLGAAPNGSALDEAEDAVQKFLLQRNPYLLHLLPPAEDSGEDARRTATRLLKRSEEPPLSIDLTFHLLRNMIQVAKMERQPARAQLNRKLLDEVGR from the coding sequence ATGAAGccgctcctgctcctcctgctcctctcctccgtcctcctctcctctcatcCCCGCCCCGCCGCGGGCAGACCGCTCCGCTTCCCCGCCTGGCTGGAGGAGGCGCTTCTGGGAGCAGCTCCGAACGGCAGCGCGTTGGATGAAGCGGAGGACGCGGTGCAGAAGTTCCTCCTGCAGAGGAACCCGTacctcctccacctgctccctcCAGCGGAGGACAGTGGGGAGGACGCACGGAGGACTGCTACGCGTCTCCTGAAACGCAGCGAAGAGCCGCCGCTGTCCATAGACCTGACCTTCCACCTGCTGAGGAATATGATCCAGGTGGCCAAGATGGAGAGGCTGCGTGCGCGCGCGCAGCTCAACCGCAAACTGCTGGACGAGGTAGGGAGGTGA